Proteins from one Fibrobacter sp. UWR3 genomic window:
- a CDS encoding transglutaminase domain-containing protein, with amino-acid sequence MMIPTSKRFTRVAAFRGRPAQQSAGLFALFLFASLVSCAGNGDPLTNPEPKADESGAPATAAQSYYDYDNSSAASAGSGAKASAVRNPDGTIGNAGFSFKFPGGDWTVIGGEDGAPYEFYNANSGRRAVLREVALDEGEPMNLMDRARMEMQSLESSGKKATLSELNPEEAFGTTGAFFDIAGKRYETPYEAVGMVTGNGRSVYTLTLTATDNVPAKDMLKEEWKEFFKGFTLNEIAEEQGPELSPERIQSHTSAALGYTWSTKDTLWHFWNGIAKQNNDPDLVLTDNSEEVSLFVYGAILPPDVINQQDMFKVLLTRLGVDPNNRTLDARRTKVGDRYAQEFTLTHMVGNFDFAYKGRFFYENGRGILIAAWTQGATQKKYAKAIDNAIEGLSVGAKPAQATDAESTRKQNKFNAAVMNQVGILRLVEDQPLVALSYFERANKMDPEEPLYLVNCGFIYQMKELYGPGIAYFTSQMPLVRKNGKLLSILGEMYEVLFDYSHARECAEAALQFTPNNPEYVINLSDALWGLGQRHQSLVVVQRLYDTQPSSRLGVYLAKTYMGLDQYAEAVEILYGVRGRFGMSKDLGETLMDALMFLGRYEEARAISEETLQKEKNDYKLWTMHGKILFYSHNYRDAEKALTKALSLKPDNEDAKSFLSATKAFLGKADNRTLQKPITPVEERTANIKSLLSAKAKQEAVEGDFPAVVHYRKECLKAEKNQPWSRSEEMLMEILDVRGAAIYREFTFDFLPGYDRIFLNALEVYDSNWNLKQKASLNGAYITYATEIGGKNESQMAHFPLSELAPGDFIYLQFSRTAIEAKGMIPYTDFVSSKDVPVGQSIFRVYADTNAFTTEEYGPLERENIKGGREWKIESPVVTRKELYMPVYRDFGAGLMLTGKQQWKEVGEDYQNLIKHQFKQAVSVREKAFEVKGNKIGNEAVKAIANFVRHDIRYRDIRFGGHSLIPQTAEVTLKERRGDCKDMALLLKEMLATIGVKSYLTAIHLTEEGFSQLPTIQQFNHMILYVPKQDRISEMWIDATDKTGNDRPVPLDMEGKVALIIDGENSRVTQTPILEDNQEHKIAIDHRLFIGNDGTCEFRDSVTLEGKFASAIRNKFYGREVKEQEKLMEDFMAQGVPDVNISKVEIKNLDEFNKPLVLVTTYGSKAYFGQGGEMKGRFPNVWERSLFKMPKVAKRYHPIRMPHETQFHYSLTVKAADGKSVNVVGPKALARDADYVSFEKGVSAGAQASINWTTFALYADPSEYNKIREEWDYLLSETSPMVIVK; translated from the coding sequence ATGATGATTCCAACGTCTAAAAGATTTACCCGTGTGGCCGCTTTTCGCGGCCGCCCCGCACAGCAGAGTGCGGGCCTGTTTGCGCTGTTCCTTTTCGCATCCCTGGTTTCTTGCGCCGGAAACGGCGACCCGTTGACCAACCCGGAACCGAAGGCCGACGAGAGCGGCGCCCCCGCTACCGCGGCGCAGAGCTATTACGACTACGATAATTCGAGCGCAGCTTCGGCGGGCTCGGGCGCGAAAGCAAGCGCGGTCCGCAACCCGGACGGCACCATCGGCAACGCGGGCTTCAGCTTCAAGTTCCCGGGCGGCGACTGGACGGTCATCGGCGGCGAGGACGGAGCCCCCTACGAGTTCTACAACGCGAATTCGGGCAGGCGCGCGGTGCTACGCGAGGTAGCGCTCGACGAAGGCGAGCCCATGAACCTCATGGACCGCGCCCGCATGGAAATGCAGAGCCTGGAATCTAGCGGCAAGAAGGCGACCTTGAGCGAGCTCAATCCCGAAGAAGCGTTCGGGACGACCGGCGCGTTCTTCGACATCGCGGGCAAGCGCTACGAGACCCCGTACGAGGCAGTGGGCATGGTCACGGGCAACGGACGCAGCGTCTATACCCTCACGCTTACCGCAACCGACAACGTGCCCGCAAAGGACATGCTCAAGGAGGAATGGAAGGAATTCTTCAAGGGATTCACCCTCAACGAAATCGCCGAGGAACAGGGCCCGGAACTCTCTCCGGAACGCATCCAGAGCCACACTTCCGCAGCGCTCGGCTACACCTGGAGCACGAAGGACACGCTTTGGCACTTCTGGAACGGCATCGCGAAGCAGAACAACGACCCCGACCTGGTGCTCACCGACAATTCCGAGGAAGTCTCGCTATTTGTATATGGCGCCATCCTCCCGCCCGACGTGATTAACCAGCAGGATATGTTCAAGGTGCTCCTCACCCGCCTGGGCGTGGACCCGAACAACCGCACGCTCGATGCACGCCGTACGAAAGTCGGCGACCGCTACGCCCAGGAATTCACGCTCACCCACATGGTCGGGAATTTCGATTTCGCCTACAAGGGACGGTTCTTCTACGAGAACGGACGCGGAATCTTGATTGCGGCCTGGACGCAGGGCGCGACGCAGAAGAAATACGCGAAGGCAATAGACAACGCCATCGAAGGGCTCTCCGTGGGGGCCAAGCCCGCGCAGGCGACCGACGCCGAAAGCACCAGGAAGCAGAACAAGTTCAATGCCGCCGTGATGAACCAGGTGGGTATCCTCCGCCTTGTGGAAGACCAGCCGCTCGTGGCGCTCAGCTACTTCGAGCGCGCGAACAAGATGGACCCCGAGGAACCGCTCTACCTCGTGAACTGCGGGTTTATCTACCAGATGAAGGAACTCTACGGCCCGGGCATCGCCTACTTTACAAGCCAGATGCCGCTCGTACGCAAGAACGGCAAGCTCCTCTCGATTCTCGGAGAAATGTACGAGGTCCTGTTCGACTACAGCCACGCCCGCGAATGTGCGGAAGCGGCGCTCCAATTCACGCCGAACAATCCAGAATACGTCATCAACCTCTCCGACGCGCTCTGGGGACTCGGACAGCGCCACCAGTCGCTCGTTGTGGTGCAGCGCCTCTACGACACGCAGCCGAGCAGCCGCCTGGGCGTTTACCTCGCGAAGACCTACATGGGCCTGGACCAGTACGCCGAAGCCGTCGAAATATTATATGGGGTACGAGGCCGGTTCGGGATGAGCAAGGATTTGGGCGAAACCCTCATGGACGCCCTCATGTTCCTGGGCCGCTACGAGGAAGCACGCGCCATCAGCGAAGAGACCCTTCAAAAAGAAAAAAACGATTACAAGCTCTGGACCATGCACGGGAAGATTCTCTTCTACAGCCACAATTACCGCGACGCCGAAAAGGCGCTCACCAAGGCGCTCTCGCTCAAGCCCGACAACGAAGACGCGAAGAGCTTCCTCAGCGCCACCAAGGCGTTCCTCGGGAAGGCCGACAACCGCACGCTGCAGAAGCCCATCACGCCGGTGGAAGAACGTACCGCGAACATCAAGAGCCTGCTGAGCGCAAAAGCCAAGCAGGAAGCCGTCGAGGGCGACTTCCCCGCCGTGGTGCACTACCGCAAGGAATGCCTGAAGGCCGAAAAGAACCAGCCGTGGAGCAGGAGCGAGGAGATGCTCATGGAAATCCTCGACGTGCGCGGCGCGGCCATCTACCGCGAGTTCACCTTCGATTTTCTGCCGGGTTACGACCGCATATTCCTCAACGCGCTCGAAGTGTACGACAGCAACTGGAACTTGAAGCAGAAGGCTAGCCTGAACGGTGCCTACATCACCTACGCGACCGAAATCGGCGGCAAGAACGAAAGCCAGATGGCGCACTTCCCGCTCTCGGAACTCGCGCCGGGCGACTTCATTTATCTGCAGTTCAGCCGCACCGCCATCGAGGCGAAGGGCATGATACCCTACACCGACTTCGTGAGCAGCAAGGACGTTCCCGTGGGCCAGTCCATATTCCGCGTGTACGCCGACACGAACGCGTTCACCACCGAGGAATACGGACCGCTCGAGCGCGAAAACATCAAGGGCGGGCGCGAATGGAAAATCGAGAGCCCGGTCGTTACGCGCAAGGAACTCTACATGCCCGTGTACCGCGATTTTGGCGCAGGCCTGATGCTCACCGGCAAGCAACAGTGGAAGGAGGTCGGCGAAGACTACCAGAACCTCATCAAGCACCAGTTCAAGCAGGCTGTGAGCGTGCGCGAGAAGGCATTCGAGGTGAAGGGCAACAAGATTGGGAACGAGGCCGTGAAGGCAATCGCGAACTTCGTGCGCCACGATATCCGCTACCGCGATATCCGCTTCGGCGGCCACAGCCTTATCCCGCAAACCGCCGAAGTGACGCTCAAGGAGCGTCGTGGCGACTGTAAGGACATGGCTCTATTGCTTAAAGAAATGCTCGCGACCATCGGCGTCAAGAGCTACCTCACCGCAATCCACCTCACGGAAGAGGGCTTCTCGCAGCTGCCGACCATCCAGCAGTTCAACCACATGATTCTCTACGTGCCCAAGCAGGACCGCATAAGCGAAATGTGGATTGACGCGACCGACAAGACGGGCAACGACCGCCCCGTGCCGCTCGACATGGAAGGCAAGGTGGCCCTCATTATCGACGGCGAGAACAGCCGCGTGACGCAGACGCCAATTCTCGAAGACAACCAGGAACACAAGATTGCGATTGACCACAGGCTCTTTATCGGGAACGACGGCACCTGCGAGTTCCGCGATTCCGTGACGCTGGAAGGCAAGTTCGCCAGCGCCATCCGCAACAAGTTCTACGGACGCGAAGTCAAGGAGCAGGAAAAGCTCATGGAAGACTTCATGGCGCAGGGCGTGCCCGACGTGAACATTTCGAAGGTCGAAATCAAGAACCTCGACGAGTTCAACAAGCCTCTCGTTCTCGTGACCACCTACGGGTCCAAGGCATACTTCGGGCAGGGCGGCGAAATGAAGGGGCGGTTCCCCAACGTGTGGGAGCGCAGCCTGTTCAAGATGCCCAAGGTCGCAAAGCGCTACCACCCCATCCGCATGCCGCACGAGACGCAGTTCCACTACAGCCTCACCGTGAAGGCTGCCGACGGCAAGAGCGTGAACGTTGTCGGCCCGAAGGCACTCGCCCGCGACGCAGACTATGTAAGCTTCGAGAAGGGCGTGAGCGCAGGGGCCCAAGCCTCCATCAACTGGACGACGTTCGCGCTGTACGCCGACCCGAGCGAATACAACAAGATTCGCGAGGAATGGGACTACCTGCTGAGCGAAACGAGCCCGATGGTGATTGTGAAATAG
- a CDS encoding efflux RND transporter periplasmic adaptor subunit gives MNKTTPQIDPAKILKAMQGALNSSNAKISQMTQVFDVAQTVLACDKFKTASLALASGLCDKYGAERVSLGWVKHDYVVLKALSHTDHFEKKMQVVSDLEGIMEEAYEQDAAVVYPAPENNVLSIREHELYSAAYHTKYILTVPIRNGEDIVGVICCERNSRPFSDLDSEQVYLTSTLCSARLLELYTKSSWFGLRMARAIRKGLSKVFGIEHTWAKLLGLIAIAFILFATLFPLPYKISAPAILKTDKIIYTTAPFDGYIDTVFVKPGDVVYRGSPLLRLNQTELRLEEADLMAQEQDSRREIQKAQAAHELAEMRIHQARLAQTQAKLKTVRYKLSMATVVVNVDSAIIIEGDLQKRLGAPVKQGSELFQMSSIENIYVEINVPEQELRNVTIGNQGLLAVKSRPDYVYRFETKRVSPTAEVKEQENTFAVRGEFVYGTPAWFRPGMTGIAKIFAEKHTLWWILSHQAIDYLRIKLWW, from the coding sequence ATGAATAAGACGACGCCACAGATCGACCCGGCCAAGATACTCAAGGCAATGCAGGGCGCGCTGAACAGTTCCAACGCGAAGATTTCCCAGATGACCCAGGTGTTCGACGTGGCACAGACCGTACTCGCCTGCGACAAGTTCAAGACGGCAAGCCTCGCGCTCGCGAGCGGGCTCTGCGACAAGTACGGCGCCGAACGCGTGAGCCTCGGCTGGGTCAAGCACGATTACGTTGTACTGAAGGCGCTCAGCCATACCGACCATTTCGAAAAGAAGATGCAGGTGGTGAGCGACCTCGAAGGCATCATGGAAGAGGCCTACGAGCAGGATGCCGCGGTAGTCTACCCCGCTCCCGAAAACAACGTTCTCTCGATACGCGAACACGAGCTCTACAGCGCGGCCTACCACACAAAATACATCCTGACGGTCCCCATCCGGAACGGCGAAGACATCGTGGGCGTAATCTGCTGCGAACGCAATTCCAGACCGTTCAGCGACCTCGACAGCGAACAGGTGTACCTGACGTCCACACTCTGCAGCGCACGCCTCCTTGAACTCTACACCAAAAGCAGCTGGTTCGGCCTGCGCATGGCAAGGGCTATACGCAAGGGGCTTTCCAAGGTTTTCGGGATCGAGCACACCTGGGCAAAGCTGCTCGGGCTCATCGCCATCGCGTTCATCCTTTTCGCGACGCTCTTCCCGCTTCCGTACAAAATAAGCGCACCGGCAATCCTCAAGACCGACAAGATTATCTACACCACGGCCCCGTTCGACGGCTACATCGACACCGTATTCGTAAAGCCGGGCGACGTGGTATACAGGGGTTCGCCCCTGCTGCGCCTCAACCAGACGGAGCTTCGGCTCGAAGAGGCCGACCTCATGGCCCAGGAACAGGACAGCCGCCGCGAAATCCAGAAGGCGCAGGCCGCACACGAGCTCGCGGAGATGCGCATACACCAGGCGCGCCTCGCCCAGACCCAGGCAAAGCTCAAGACCGTGCGCTACAAGCTCTCGATGGCGACAGTGGTCGTGAACGTCGACAGCGCCATCATCATCGAAGGCGACCTGCAAAAAAGGCTCGGCGCCCCCGTGAAGCAGGGTTCCGAACTGTTCCAGATGTCATCCATCGAGAACATCTACGTCGAAATAAACGTCCCCGAACAGGAACTCCGCAACGTGACCATCGGGAACCAGGGCCTGCTCGCCGTCAAGAGCCGTCCCGACTACGTCTACCGTTTCGAGACCAAGCGCGTAAGCCCCACCGCCGAAGTCAAGGAGCAGGAAAACACGTTCGCCGTGCGCGGCGAGTTCGTGTACGGCACTCCCGCATGGTTCCGCCCCGGCATGACGGGCATCGCGAAGATTTTCGCCGAAAAGCACACGCTCTGGTGGATCCTTTCGCACCAGGCCATTGACTACCTGCGCATAAAGCTCTGGTGGTAA
- a CDS encoding TolC family protein: MPMHAAYLPPFALALALVAAQSPAAEADSAGTATPGDSLVLELDEALKVLVENNADVQEAKYNWIAQAEMTKGTYGEFEPHLVGRINKERADKPSALFTETRDEYKIGVQGKLPTATEYNIGFNQATYTHSEYTSELYFGGELRQHLLKDGLLYFAPTSNLRLARLQQEIAYQKYRSALGEILDKFYEAYWNYYYAEQTLQFATKSAQVAKQIAEDASKRQQLGMLSALDQQKAVAEYSDRESARLSAIDQLRRARLELLLTLSSSKYVQDSRPLAIRPPNDNDTAAGPITPAAGDSSADSCRMHPAYLQQLAELDLREEGLKQHRTRALPTLDLVGNFGIRSRDSDARRAVRDFKHAENRQTVLSGGIEIDIPLFANMGERHQAAAEKINVRAARVRLALIQDKLAEELRNLQKRATEIREQTRLSQIAVTYHETELQEEFKKMELGKSNYHVIFDMEEDLRKAEQRHLENIRDMHLVDVKLLLAKGALLRENGLETWNQGTPTLRKELLNE, from the coding sequence ATGCCCATGCACGCCGCATACCTGCCCCCGTTCGCCCTCGCGCTTGCCCTCGTGGCGGCACAATCGCCCGCGGCGGAGGCCGATTCGGCAGGCACGGCGACTCCAGGGGATTCGCTGGTGCTCGAACTCGACGAGGCGCTCAAGGTGCTGGTCGAAAATAACGCCGACGTGCAGGAGGCGAAATACAACTGGATTGCCCAGGCCGAAATGACAAAGGGCACGTACGGCGAATTCGAGCCGCACCTCGTGGGGCGCATCAACAAGGAACGCGCCGACAAGCCTAGCGCGCTGTTTACCGAGACGCGCGACGAATACAAGATTGGCGTGCAGGGCAAGCTCCCCACCGCCACCGAATACAACATCGGGTTCAACCAGGCGACATACACCCACAGCGAATACACCTCCGAGCTCTATTTCGGCGGCGAACTGCGCCAGCACCTGCTCAAGGACGGTCTGCTCTACTTCGCGCCCACGAGCAACCTGCGGCTGGCCCGCCTGCAACAGGAAATCGCCTACCAGAAATACCGCAGCGCGCTCGGCGAAATCCTCGACAAGTTCTACGAAGCCTACTGGAACTACTACTACGCCGAACAGACGCTCCAGTTCGCCACGAAATCCGCCCAGGTCGCAAAGCAAATCGCCGAAGACGCAAGCAAGCGGCAGCAGCTGGGCATGCTTTCGGCGCTCGACCAGCAGAAGGCCGTCGCCGAATATTCCGACCGCGAAAGCGCGAGGCTCTCGGCAATCGACCAGCTGAGAAGGGCGAGGCTCGAACTTTTGCTCACGCTCTCATCGAGCAAGTACGTGCAGGACTCCCGCCCCCTCGCCATAAGGCCCCCGAACGACAACGATACCGCTGCAGGCCCCATTACGCCCGCAGCGGGCGATTCGAGCGCGGATTCGTGCCGCATGCACCCCGCCTACCTGCAGCAGCTTGCGGAACTTGACCTGCGCGAAGAGGGCCTAAAGCAGCACCGCACCAGGGCGCTCCCCACGCTCGACCTTGTCGGGAACTTCGGCATCCGCAGCCGCGACAGCGACGCAAGGCGCGCCGTGCGCGACTTCAAGCATGCCGAAAACAGGCAGACCGTACTTTCGGGCGGAATCGAAATCGACATACCCCTGTTCGCGAACATGGGCGAACGCCACCAGGCCGCCGCCGAAAAGATAAACGTGCGTGCCGCCCGCGTGAGGCTCGCGCTCATCCAGGACAAGCTTGCCGAAGAGCTCCGCAACCTGCAGAAAAGGGCGACCGAAATCCGCGAACAGACGAGGCTCAGCCAGATCGCGGTCACCTACCACGAAACCGAACTGCAAGAAGAATTCAAGAAGATGGAACTCGGCAAGAGCAACTACCACGTGATTTTCGACATGGAAGAGGACCTGCGCAAAGCCGAGCAGCGCCACCTCGAGAACATCCGCGACATGCACCTTGTCGACGTCAAGCTCCTGCTCGCCAAAGGCGCGCTCCTCCGCGAAAACGGACTCGAGACATGGAACCAGGGTACCCCCACCCTACGCAAGGAACTGCTGAATGAATAA
- a CDS encoding efflux RND transporter periplasmic adaptor subunit → MKPLFLTTALFAIGSALAAGFDGVTEPIDQAKIGFTVPGKIDRIWVKEGAFVHKGDTLVNLVKTEEELRARITKISAEDTSSVVSARVKMETYEKDWTVTKKLYETSNSVSAEQLWEREMNYRVAKAEWEAAKVSKSKDSLEHRMARAQLQKQYLIAPFDGEIVSISKNRSESVEALEPIVEIADVRTCRMTAYIIANKASRLKVGQTVKLLLDGSSQARNKKGTVEYISPVVDKASLLRTVKVIFDNSNRSVEPGVTGKIILQ, encoded by the coding sequence ATGAAACCGCTGTTTTTGACAACCGCCCTATTCGCCATCGGTTCGGCCCTCGCGGCCGGTTTCGACGGCGTGACCGAACCCATCGACCAGGCAAAAATCGGATTCACCGTCCCCGGCAAGATTGACCGCATCTGGGTCAAGGAAGGCGCATTCGTGCACAAGGGCGACACGCTCGTGAACCTGGTCAAGACGGAGGAGGAACTCCGCGCCCGCATCACAAAGATAAGCGCCGAAGACACCTCGAGCGTCGTTTCGGCACGGGTCAAGATGGAGACCTACGAAAAAGACTGGACGGTAACCAAGAAGCTCTACGAAACTTCGAATTCCGTGAGCGCCGAACAGCTCTGGGAACGCGAGATGAACTACCGCGTGGCGAAGGCCGAATGGGAAGCCGCCAAGGTGAGCAAGTCCAAGGATTCGCTGGAACACCGCATGGCCCGCGCGCAACTGCAAAAGCAGTATCTCATCGCCCCGTTCGACGGCGAAATCGTCTCCATATCCAAGAACCGGAGCGAAAGCGTGGAGGCGCTAGAACCCATCGTCGAAATCGCCGACGTCCGCACCTGCCGCATGACCGCCTACATCATCGCGAACAAGGCGAGCAGGCTCAAGGTGGGCCAGACGGTGAAGCTCCTGCTCGACGGCTCGTCGCAGGCCCGCAACAAGAAGGGAACCGTCGAATACATCTCGCCCGTGGTCGACAAGGCGAGCCTGCTCCGTACGGTCAAGGTCATCTTCGACAATTCCAACCGCTCCGTAGAACCCGGCGTCACCGGCAAGATTATCCTGCAATAA